The following nucleotide sequence is from Tissierellales bacterium.
GATGGCATCTAATGTTATACTAGATTGAGTCTTAATGTAGTCAATTAACTCACTAGTTGGGATAAGAAAATCAGCAGCCCATTTCACAGCTTTTAATTCTTGCTTATTGATATTACAAGAATTTCTTAAAGAGTGAGGGTAGGCATGAGGTCTTATATCTCCAACTGTAGTAAGATGATGACCAAGTTCTTCAGCTAAGACAGAACGGTATTCATTAGCATCATAGATATTGCTATTCATTACAATTCTACTTCCCATTGAATCATGAAAATAAAAGCCTGAAACAGAAGAGGTGAGTGGTGTAATATGTAACGAAATTCCATAAAACTCAATTAATTCTTCTAGTTCTTCGGTTCTACGCATAATATCAAATCCTTTAGAATAGCCACAAATGAAAGGAAGTATATTTTTATTATAGCAGAACTGAAAACTTAATTGTCATAAAATTACAATAATTACAATAATAATACAAAAACAATACTGATGTTTTAATTCTTTTTAAGAATATTTTTTTGATTTAGCAAGTACTCTATTGAAACACAGAAGAAACCAGCTAGTGTATTTAAAGTAGTTTCATCTGGAAACTTTTTACCTTGCTCAAACATAGCAATATCATTTTTAGATATTGATAGAAGACAACTAAGTTCTAGTCTAGAAAAATTTCTTTCTTTACGAAGAGTTTTTAGTCGTGACGCAAACATTTTTTCACCTCATTTCATAGTTTTTTACAGAGAAAAGCGATGTCTATAACAGACACCGCTATTTTTTATTTTTAGATTTAATAAATCTAATATAATCATCAATTTGCTCGATTTCTTCAGGAGATAACTCACTGACATCTTCAGAGAGGTGGAAAGCCTGGGTTACTATTTCATAATCAGATTCATCTGGTTTTCTTTCATCGCTTCTTCCAAGAAGATAATCTACAGATACATTGAAAATATCAGCTAATAAATTTAATGTTTGAATACTAGGTTCTAATGATCCAGTTTCATATTTAGAAATATTAGACTTAGTTTGACCTATCTTTTTACCTAATTCTTCTTGAGTCATTCCAAATTCTTGTCTTAATGGTCTTATTCTCATAGAAATACTCCTTTTTTAATAAATAATATATATCACTATAATTATATAGTATCCATAATGGAAAATAAATCAGGTATCCAAAATGGAAAAAATAAAAAATAATGTTCTTGACAATAGCCAAAATAGAAACTATAATTAAAACAAGAAGTTTCCAAAATAGAAATCATCGGAGGTGAAATCATGTTTGAAAAACTTAGAGAAATTAGGAATAGAAAAAACATATGTGCTATGGAAATGGCAGAAATGCTGGGACTGAAGACGCCAGCTGCGTATTACAAAAAGGAAAATGGGACAATAAAATTTTCTTTAGAAGAAGCAGAAAAAATAGCTAAACTTTTAGAACTGCCTATAGAAGTGATTTTTTTTAAAAAATCAGTATCTAAAACAGAAACAAAAGGAAACTAAGACGCTATTGATTAAATAAAAAGCTTAGCAATAAAGAGAGATACTAATCAAATGATTAATCAAGTCAAAGGTTATTCAAAACTATCACCACTAGCCAAAAAAGCATTCGACGAAACATACGCTAAGCATCAATCATTCTTAGGTGAATCAGAAAAAGCAAACAAAAGTAACAGAACATAGGGATCACATACGTGTAGATTTGAATGCTTACATTACACAAAAAATAGAACATGGTATTAGTTGTATTCTAAATCATCAATCCGAATACAGCCACATAGCAACATGAAAGGAGGGAATTATGCAAATAATAAAACAACTTGATTATAAAACTTTCGTAGTTGATGGGGGAAAAGATTGCGTATCATTAGGTGATAATTTCTATGTACTCGGTAAAAAGGTAGAAGTTATTAATCCGTTTACCAAAGAAAGCTTAGGTTTTATAGATAGAGTTAAAGGAAAAATTCAAGTAGTACAGGTTTATGAAAAAATGTGTATCTGTAAACTTATAAAAGTACATCGGAAAAAGTTAAATGTAGAGAAGAGCGACTATGATTTCAACTATTGTTGTTATGGTTACTCAATAGCAGAATTAGATCAAGTTAGGATTGAAAATAAGGCAAGATAATTGGATTTACTCAAAAAGAGTTAGCAGAAAAAGCAGATGTTTCTCAAGCATATATCAATGAATTGGAAAAAGGTAAAAAGAAAAATCCATCGATACTTGTAATAAAAAGAATAGCTCAAGCTTTAAAAGTTGATGCTAGTGAATTACTCAAATAATTCTAAATCATCAATCCGAATACAACCACATAGCAACATGAAAGGAGGATGCCATGATCCCAAATCCAAACATCGATGAAAAAGAGAAAAACATATGGAAGGAGCTAAATAAACTAGGGATTTACACAATCGAGCAGTTTGAAGAATGTTACATTCAACAAGAAAAAATAGATATTTCTTGTTTTGTAAACAAACCAATTAGAGAGAAGGTGGCAGTAGGTGACCAAGAATAAAAGAATGAAATCTAAAAACAAATATATATGCGGAGATAGAACTTATAGTGAACTAGTACTAGAAACATTAGATGAAAGCATTTCGCTATATTGTCAAATATTAAAGTTTATATTCAAAACTGTACAAATGACATTAGGAGCTATAGCTATGATTTACTTAATAGTTTATGAATTACTTCCAGTTGCATCAACTGTAGATAGAGCAAAAGCATTACTAATAATTGCAGTACTAACAGTAGGATCATTTGGAATCGTTGGTATAATCTTTTGTTTTAAATTCTATGCAAATCAAGTGCTAGACTGGTGGGATCAAATAAGAGGAAAGCAAATATAGAGAGGTGACAGCATATGAGATTTTATGAATTACTCAGAGAAATAAGAGAAGAAGAAAACATTAGACAAGAAGATTTAGCTATAAATATTGGATATACTCAATCAGCTATTAGCAAGTTTGAATCAGGAGTAGCACCACTACCAGTAGAAGTGGGACTGTTGATCGTCAACTATATTAATAACCCTAGACTAACACATGCATATACAAATGAATTAAATCTAGGACTTTTAAATGTTGAATTCTTAAACAATATAGATACAAACTTACTTGTAGTTCTTGAATGTCTCATTGAAGAAGGCTCTGAGATGATAACCGCAATACAAACATTGAAGAAGTTATTTAAGAATAAAAGAAACAGAGAAGACATATCAGATGAAGATTGGATAGCTATAGCTGAAGAGATTAAACAAATTGCAGATGTGAAAGTATGCATGGATGTATTTCTTGTAGTAGTAAGTGAAAAGTTTGGACTCAATCTTAGAAGTCTTAGTCGAGAAATGAATTTCAAAATGAAGCAAAAAGGATATATCAAAAATCCAAATGAAAGAAGGGGTGAATATGATTAGATACAGAATTAGTCCTAAATTACTAGAAGTGTTTTCAAATCAGCTTTTGTCAGAAGCAAATAGTATATGTAATAGCGGACAAATGATATTAGTAATTGAAAATGGAAGGATAAAGCAAATTGTTAGTGAAGAAAAGAACGCTGCAGGTCTCGCAAACTAAGCAGGATGTCATAGAAAAATAATACAAAAAAACCCTGCAGGTCTCGCAAACCAGACAGGGTGCATAAAAAAATAATACACCACAATTATAACATATTGAAGGGAGAAGTGAAAGATTATGAAAATTGAATTGATAAGCTTGAAACTAGAAAATTTTAAAGGCATAAGAAATCAGAGAATTGACTTTACAGAAAAAACGAATATCTCCGGACAAAATGCAACTGGAAAGACTACTATATTTGATGCATTTACCTGGTTGTTGTTTGGAAAGGATAGCAAGGATAAAAAGGATTTTGGGATTAAAACATATGATATGCACGGAAAAACTATTGAGGGAATAGAGCACTCTGTAGAAGGAACTATCAATATAAGTGGTATCAGATA
It contains:
- a CDS encoding helix-turn-helix domain-containing protein, producing MFASRLKTLRKERNFSRLELSCLLSISKNDIAMFEQGKKFPDETTLNTLAGFFCVSIEYLLNQKNILKKN
- a CDS encoding helix-turn-helix transcriptional regulator, with product MGFTQKELAEKADVSQAYINELEKGKKKNPSILVIKRIAQALKVDASELLK
- a CDS encoding helix-turn-helix domain-containing protein → MRIRPLRQEFGMTQEELGKKIGQTKSNISKYETGSLEPSIQTLNLLADIFNVSVDYLLGRSDERKPDESDYEIVTQAFHLSEDVSELSPEEIEQIDDYIRFIKSKNKK
- a CDS encoding helix-turn-helix transcriptional regulator, yielding MRFYELLREIREEENIRQEDLAINIGYTQSAISKFESGVAPLPVEVGLLIVNYINNPRLTHAYTNELNLGLLNVEFLNNIDTNLLVVLECLIEEGSEMITAIQTLKKLFKNKRNREDISDEDWIAIAEEIKQIADVKVCMDVFLVVVSEKFGLNLRSLSREMNFKMKQKGYIKNPNERRGEYD
- a CDS encoding ImmA/IrrE family metallo-endopeptidase; the protein is MRRTEELEELIEFYGISLHITPLTSSVSGFYFHDSMGSRIVMNSNIYDANEYRSVLAEELGHHLTTVGDIRPHAYPHSLRNSCNINKQELKAVKWAADFLIPTSELIDYIKTQSSITLDAI
- a CDS encoding helix-turn-helix domain-containing protein, encoding MFEKLREIRNRKNICAMEMAEMLGLKTPAAYYKKENGTIKFSLEEAEKIAKLLELPIEVIFFKKSVSKTETKGN